Proteins found in one Micromonospora sp. WMMD1082 genomic segment:
- a CDS encoding glycosyltransferase has translation MTLTVLMNAGPWLPVPPPGYGGIENVVATLVPQLRRLGVRVVLASVDSSTLPVDERISVFAEGRFDALQRPYNQVCGVAQAHLAGVVRQLHARDDIDLVHDHVEAVGLATLAAMGPDAPPVLHTLHWDLAKHPELYGDFDGGDRIRVNGVSAAQLARAPRALREHAVGHVHLATPLAEEALRRPRPTKGGYVLVLGRINPGKGQDVAVRLARRVGFPLVLAGPVGPYHRPAELAAAGDEARQNPDVRYFHDEVAPHLDGDRVRWLGTVAGRDRDTLLAGARATLFPLRWEEPGGTAVVESLALGTPVVAIARGCLPELVEHGRTGLLTGDAEELGELVLAADLLEPDECRREASARFTPAVMARRYLALYEQLRRLGTAPRLQAA, from the coding sequence ATGACTCTCACCGTCCTGATGAACGCCGGTCCGTGGCTGCCCGTACCGCCGCCCGGCTACGGCGGGATCGAGAACGTGGTCGCCACGCTGGTGCCGCAGCTGCGGCGGCTCGGCGTACGGGTGGTGCTCGCCTCGGTGGACAGCAGCACCCTGCCGGTGGACGAGCGGATCTCGGTCTTCGCCGAGGGCCGGTTCGACGCCCTGCAACGGCCGTACAACCAGGTCTGCGGCGTGGCCCAGGCGCACCTGGCCGGGGTGGTGCGCCAGTTGCACGCCCGCGACGACATCGACCTGGTGCACGACCACGTGGAGGCGGTCGGCCTGGCCACGCTCGCCGCGATGGGGCCGGACGCCCCGCCGGTGCTGCACACCCTGCACTGGGACCTGGCCAAGCATCCGGAGCTGTACGGCGACTTCGACGGCGGCGACCGGATCCGGGTCAACGGGGTCTCGGCCGCGCAGCTGGCCCGGGCGCCGCGGGCGTTGCGGGAGCACGCGGTCGGGCACGTGCACCTGGCCACCCCGCTGGCCGAGGAGGCGCTCCGCCGGCCCCGGCCGACCAAGGGCGGGTACGTGCTGGTGCTGGGCCGGATCAATCCGGGCAAGGGGCAGGACGTGGCGGTCCGCCTGGCCCGGCGGGTCGGTTTCCCGCTGGTGCTGGCCGGGCCGGTCGGCCCGTACCACCGGCCGGCCGAGCTCGCCGCGGCCGGTGACGAGGCCCGGCAGAACCCCGACGTGCGGTATTTCCACGACGAGGTGGCCCCGCACCTGGACGGCGACCGGGTGCGGTGGCTCGGCACGGTGGCCGGCCGGGACCGCGACACCCTGCTCGCCGGCGCCCGGGCCACGCTGTTTCCGCTGCGCTGGGAGGAACCGGGCGGCACGGCGGTGGTCGAGTCGCTGGCCCTGGGCACACCGGTGGTGGCGATCGCCCGGGGCTGCCTGCCCGAGCTGGTCGAGCACGGGCGCACCGGCCTGCTCACCGGCGACGCCGAGGAGCTGGGCGAGCTGGTGCTCGCCGCCGATCTGCTGGAGCCCGACGAGTGCCGCCGGGAGGCGTCGGCCCGGTTCACCCCGGCCGTGATGGCCCGCCGCTACCTCGCCCTCTACGAGCAGCTGCGGCGTCTCGGCACCGCGCCGAGGCTCCAGGCCGCCTGA
- a CDS encoding glucosyl-3-phosphoglycerate synthase produces the protein MEAWATYRTTSAADWPTRRLLRAKGDSRVSVVLPARNEEATVGAIVSTIREHLMDRVSLVDELIVVDSRSTDRTASVARAAGAEVVSQDAMTSGLPRLTGKGDALWAGLAAAEGDVVAFVDADLREFRPHFVTGLLGPLLTDPSVDFVKGFYHRPLVSTSGVEADGGGRVTELMARPMLNLFWPELAGFVQPLAGEYAGRREVLAQVPFVSGYGVETAMLIDLLGLVGLDALAQVDLGERKHRHQDTAALGRMSAQIMLTAWSRLQRRGWANPDILPTALLTQFRRGGSDALPNLDREIMVTDVAVEERPPLVELRHRVPRRRVAAA, from the coding sequence GTGGAGGCGTGGGCCACCTATCGGACCACGTCGGCGGCCGACTGGCCGACGCGGCGGTTGCTGCGCGCCAAGGGGGACAGCCGGGTCAGCGTGGTGCTGCCGGCCCGCAACGAGGAAGCCACGGTCGGCGCGATCGTGTCGACCATCCGCGAGCACCTGATGGACCGGGTGTCGCTGGTCGACGAGCTGATCGTGGTCGACTCGCGCTCCACCGACCGCACCGCCTCGGTGGCCCGGGCGGCCGGTGCCGAGGTGGTCAGCCAGGACGCGATGACCAGCGGCCTGCCCCGGTTGACCGGCAAGGGCGACGCGCTCTGGGCCGGGCTGGCCGCGGCCGAGGGCGACGTGGTGGCCTTCGTCGACGCCGACCTGCGGGAGTTCCGGCCGCACTTCGTCACCGGGCTGCTCGGTCCGCTGCTGACCGACCCGTCGGTCGACTTCGTCAAGGGCTTCTACCACCGGCCGCTGGTCAGCACCAGCGGTGTCGAGGCCGACGGGGGCGGCCGGGTGACGGAGCTGATGGCCCGCCCGATGCTGAACCTGTTCTGGCCGGAACTGGCCGGTTTCGTGCAGCCGCTCGCCGGTGAGTACGCCGGCCGCCGGGAGGTGCTGGCGCAGGTGCCGTTCGTCTCCGGCTACGGCGTCGAGACCGCCATGCTGATCGACCTGCTCGGCCTCGTCGGGTTGGACGCGCTGGCCCAGGTGGACCTCGGCGAGCGCAAGCACCGGCACCAGGACACCGCCGCGCTGGGCCGGATGTCCGCCCAGATCATGCTCACCGCCTGGTCCCGGTTGCAGCGACGCGGCTGGGCGAACCCGGACATCCTGCCCACCGCCCTGCTGACCCAGTTCCGCCGGGGCGGCTCCGACGCGCTGCCGAACCTGGACCGGGAGATTATGGTCACCGATGTCGCCGTGGAGGAACGGCCACCGCTGGTCGAGCTGCGACACCGGGTACCGCGCCGGCGGGTCGCGGCGGCGTGA
- the secA2 gene encoding accessory Sec system translocase SecA2 — translation MGVSQRLKTRFRRFLQRPGTTVELAPLEKLLPAIEAREEEISAFDDAELTEAAAAASSYEEICALGREAARRGIDQRPYDVQLLGAMSLLSGKIAEMATGEGKTLTAAIAAYGHVRLGNGPVHVLTVNDYLARRDAQWMEPIYQLLGLTVGWVNEASTPIERRAAYACDVTYVSVSEAGFDFLRDQLVTDVEDRVQRPLNTAIVDEADSILIDEARVPMVLAGSVPGEQDPVHAAAALVRGLRKGRHYTVAEDGRSVAFTSAGLAAVEAKVGIDLYDEEHVEQLSAVNVALHAHALLHRDVDYIVRDGTVELIDEMRGRVAQRRRWPDGLQAAVEAKEGLDATAEGEVLGTIAVQAYIGLYPKLCGMTATAVLVGDQLREFFGLEVAVIPPNTPCVRVDEPDRIYATRAEKDEALIDEIQRCHAEGRPVLVGTLDVKESEQLAAGLNAAGVPCVVLNAKNDDEEAAIIAEAGAYGAVTVSTQMAGRGVDIRLGGSDQADRDRVAELGGLYVMGSGRHDSRRVDDQLRGRAGRQGDPGGSVFFVSLEDDLVVRHAGDAVPPSPRMNADGLVTDGQVDYAVEHAQRVAEGVNHEIHRNTWRYSVVIEQQRKALAERRERLLTSDVAALMLLDKMPEKAGEMDEDLLARVARSIALYHLDRLWASHLAELSEVREGVHLRALGRLDPLDEFHRSAVPAFTNLVPEIEARTLATFTETEFDEDWEPDEAELVRPNATWTYLVHDNPFGSELDRLIASIGRRLSGAGSR, via the coding sequence ATGGGTGTGTCGCAACGGTTGAAGACCAGATTCCGCCGGTTCCTCCAGCGCCCGGGGACCACGGTGGAGCTGGCCCCGCTGGAGAAGCTGCTGCCGGCCATCGAGGCCCGCGAGGAGGAGATCTCGGCGTTCGACGACGCCGAACTCACCGAGGCGGCGGCCGCGGCGTCGAGCTACGAGGAGATCTGTGCGCTCGGCCGCGAGGCCGCCCGCCGCGGCATCGACCAGCGGCCATACGATGTCCAGCTGCTCGGCGCCATGTCGCTGCTCTCCGGCAAGATCGCCGAGATGGCCACCGGTGAGGGCAAGACCCTCACCGCGGCGATCGCCGCCTACGGGCACGTCCGGCTCGGCAACGGGCCGGTGCACGTGCTGACCGTCAACGACTACCTGGCCCGCCGCGACGCCCAGTGGATGGAGCCGATCTACCAGCTGCTCGGGCTCACCGTCGGCTGGGTCAACGAGGCGTCCACACCGATCGAGCGGCGCGCCGCGTACGCCTGTGACGTCACCTACGTCTCGGTCAGCGAGGCCGGCTTCGACTTCCTGCGCGACCAGCTCGTCACCGACGTCGAGGACCGCGTGCAGCGCCCGCTGAACACCGCCATCGTCGACGAGGCCGACTCGATCCTGATCGACGAGGCCCGGGTGCCGATGGTCCTCGCCGGCTCGGTGCCCGGCGAGCAGGACCCGGTGCACGCCGCCGCCGCGCTGGTGCGCGGCCTGCGCAAGGGCCGGCACTACACCGTCGCCGAGGACGGCCGCAGCGTGGCGTTCACCTCCGCCGGCCTGGCCGCCGTCGAGGCGAAGGTCGGCATCGACCTGTACGACGAGGAGCACGTCGAGCAGCTCTCGGCGGTCAACGTGGCGCTGCACGCGCACGCCCTGCTGCACCGGGACGTGGACTACATCGTCCGGGACGGCACGGTCGAGCTGATCGACGAGATGCGCGGCCGGGTCGCCCAGCGCCGCCGCTGGCCCGACGGGCTCCAGGCGGCGGTCGAGGCCAAGGAGGGCCTGGACGCCACCGCCGAGGGCGAGGTGCTCGGCACCATCGCCGTGCAGGCGTACATCGGGCTCTACCCGAAGCTGTGTGGGATGACCGCGACCGCGGTGCTCGTCGGCGACCAGCTGCGCGAGTTCTTCGGCCTGGAGGTCGCGGTGATCCCGCCGAACACCCCGTGCGTGCGGGTGGACGAGCCGGACCGCATCTACGCCACCCGGGCCGAGAAGGACGAGGCGCTGATCGACGAGATCCAGCGCTGCCACGCCGAGGGGCGGCCGGTGCTGGTCGGCACGCTGGACGTCAAGGAGTCCGAGCAGCTGGCGGCCGGGCTCAACGCCGCCGGGGTGCCGTGCGTGGTGCTCAACGCCAAGAACGACGACGAGGAGGCGGCGATCATCGCCGAGGCCGGCGCGTACGGCGCGGTGACCGTCTCCACCCAGATGGCCGGCCGGGGCGTGGACATCCGCCTCGGCGGCAGCGACCAGGCCGACCGGGATCGGGTCGCCGAGCTGGGCGGCCTCTACGTGATGGGCAGCGGCCGGCACGACAGCCGCCGCGTCGACGACCAGTTGCGCGGCCGGGCCGGCCGGCAGGGCGACCCGGGCGGGTCCGTCTTCTTCGTCAGCCTGGAGGACGACCTCGTCGTCCGGCACGCCGGCGACGCCGTGCCGCCGTCGCCCCGGATGAACGCCGACGGCCTGGTCACCGACGGGCAGGTGGACTACGCGGTCGAGCACGCCCAGCGGGTCGCGGAGGGGGTCAACCACGAGATCCACCGCAACACCTGGCGGTACAGCGTGGTGATCGAGCAGCAGCGCAAGGCCCTCGCCGAGCGCCGGGAACGGCTGCTGACCAGCGACGTCGCGGCACTGATGCTGCTGGACAAGATGCCGGAGAAGGCCGGCGAGATGGACGAGGACCTGCTGGCCCGGGTGGCCCGGTCGATCGCCCTCTACCACCTCGACCGGCTGTGGGCCTCGCACCTGGCCGAGCTGTCGGAGGTCCGCGAGGGCGTGCACCTGCGAGCGCTGGGGCGCCTCGACCCGCTCGACGAGTTCCACCGCTCCGCGGTGCCGGCGTTCACCAACCTGGTTCCGGAGATCGAGGCGCGGACCCTGGCCACCTTCACCGAGACCGAGTTCGACGAGGACTGGGAGCCGGACGAGGCGGAGCTGGTCCGCCCGAACGCCACCTGGACGTACCTCGTGCACGACAACCCGTTCGGCTCCGAGCTGGACCGTCTGATCGCCTCGATCGGGCGGCGACTCAGCGGCGCCGGCTCCCGCTGA
- a CDS encoding GAF and ANTAR domain-containing protein: protein MNLETRAPLADTLGVLETAALLRELTAGLIAVDDFDEALSALVRITRDALAGVTWCGFTALRAGEPAGVAASDPRLSGLDDLRYALDTPALSAIRRREMVGAGDLGAEARWPAWTPRAREWGVRGVISAPVDIDDQVIGAINLYAGESDTLTAGHQLTAMLLAEHAGLLLAAVRDRARRAALTVEQDAALLGDGVIGQAVGVVMTQRGCPAEDALDVLRGAAASLSIPLREVAERLVRTVSRPRDN from the coding sequence GTGAACCTGGAGACACGGGCGCCGCTGGCGGACACCCTCGGCGTGCTGGAGACGGCGGCCCTGCTGCGCGAGCTGACCGCCGGCCTGATCGCCGTCGACGACTTCGACGAGGCGCTGTCCGCGCTGGTGCGGATCACCCGGGACGCGCTGGCCGGGGTCACCTGGTGCGGCTTCACCGCGCTGCGGGCCGGCGAGCCCGCCGGGGTGGCCGCCTCCGACCCCCGGTTGAGCGGGCTGGACGACCTGCGGTACGCCCTGGACACTCCGGCGCTGTCCGCGATCCGGCGTCGGGAGATGGTCGGCGCGGGGGACCTCGGCGCCGAAGCGCGCTGGCCGGCATGGACGCCCCGCGCCCGCGAGTGGGGCGTACGCGGGGTGATCTCGGCGCCCGTCGACATCGACGACCAGGTGATCGGTGCGATCAACCTCTACGCCGGTGAGTCCGACACGCTGACCGCCGGCCACCAGCTGACCGCGATGCTGCTGGCCGAGCACGCCGGCCTGCTGCTGGCGGCGGTGCGCGACCGGGCCAGGCGCGCCGCGTTGACCGTGGAGCAGGACGCCGCGTTGCTCGGTGACGGCGTGATCGGCCAGGCCGTCGGTGTCGTCATGACCCAGCGCGGCTGCCCGGCCGAGGACGCCCTCGACGTGCTGCGCGGCGCGGCGGCGTCGCTGTCGATCCCGCTGCGGGAGGTGGCGGAGCGGCTGGTCCGCACGGTCTCCCGACCCCGGGACAACTAA
- a CDS encoding DUF2231 domain-containing protein: protein MTRGTTMQSRLRVQGHPIQPMLVTFPYGLFVCAALFDLADVAGGPVFLGEVGYWTAVAALVAAALTTLAGMVDLWDVPPDRTRRTAITFNLVNAGMAGLFLLSCLIRADASHRGASPVLLVVELLALVVGGLGVRLGARLMRHFEAGHGEAASFDALRAVEAPRPWR from the coding sequence ATGACCAGGGGGACCACGATGCAGAGCCGGCTGCGGGTGCAGGGACACCCCATCCAACCGATGCTGGTGACCTTCCCGTACGGGCTCTTCGTCTGCGCCGCCCTCTTCGACCTCGCCGACGTGGCCGGCGGCCCGGTCTTCCTGGGTGAGGTCGGCTACTGGACGGCGGTGGCCGCCCTGGTGGCGGCGGCGTTGACGACCCTCGCCGGGATGGTGGACCTGTGGGACGTGCCCCCGGACCGGACCCGCCGCACCGCGATCACCTTCAACCTGGTGAACGCCGGCATGGCCGGGCTGTTCCTGCTCTCCTGCCTGATCCGGGCCGACGCGTCGCACCGTGGGGCGTCGCCGGTGCTGCTGGTCGTCGAGCTGCTCGCCCTCGTCGTGGGCGGGCTGGGCGTACGGCTCGGCGCGCGGCTGATGCGCCACTTCGAGGCGGGCCATGGCGAGGCCGCCAGCTTCGACGCGCTGCGCGCGGTCGAGGCCCCCCGCCCCTGGCGTTAG
- a CDS encoding class I SAM-dependent methyltransferase: protein MTTGARFEELIAEGAAAPVTGWGFDWLAGRATEERPPWGYARLMAARMSTVDVALDIDTGGGEVLAEVPHPPRLLTATEAWPPNVPVARANLRPIGARVVAVAAGAPLPFRDAAFDLVVSRHPVRTDWPEVARVLRTGGTFLSQQIGPGTVRELSEAIMGPLPPPAQRHPAQAVAAARAAGLTVVDLREATLRTAFHDIGAVVWFLRKVVWTVPGFTVAAHRPALARLHERIRTGGPFVAHARRFLIEAVR from the coding sequence GTGACGACGGGGGCGCGCTTCGAGGAACTGATCGCCGAGGGCGCCGCCGCACCCGTGACGGGCTGGGGTTTCGACTGGCTCGCCGGCCGGGCCACCGAGGAGCGTCCGCCCTGGGGCTACGCCCGCCTGATGGCGGCGCGGATGTCGACCGTCGACGTGGCGTTGGACATCGACACCGGCGGGGGAGAGGTCCTCGCCGAGGTGCCGCACCCGCCCCGCCTGCTGACCGCGACCGAGGCGTGGCCGCCGAACGTGCCGGTGGCGCGGGCCAACCTGCGGCCGATCGGCGCGCGCGTGGTGGCGGTGGCCGCCGGCGCCCCGTTGCCGTTCCGCGACGCCGCGTTCGACCTGGTGGTCAGCCGGCATCCGGTACGCACCGACTGGCCGGAGGTGGCCCGGGTGCTGCGGACGGGTGGCACGTTCCTGTCCCAGCAGATCGGCCCCGGTACCGTGCGCGAACTCAGCGAGGCGATCATGGGCCCGTTGCCGCCGCCGGCACAGCGGCACCCCGCGCAGGCGGTGGCCGCGGCCCGGGCCGCCGGTCTGACCGTGGTGGACCTGCGCGAGGCGACGCTGCGGACGGCCTTCCACGACATCGGCGCGGTGGTCTGGTTCCTGCGCAAGGTGGTCTGGACGGTGCCCGGTTTCACCGTGGCGGCGCACCGGCCGGCCCTGGCCCGGCTGCACGAGCGCATCCGCACCGGGGGCCCGTTCGTCGCCCACGCCCGACGGTTCCTCATCGAGGCCGTGCGGTAG
- a CDS encoding ankyrin repeat domain-containing protein, protein MSDELDAETLEFAHRMFDLARDGATEELTGYVDAGLPVDLTNEKGDSLLILAAYHAHPETVAALLARGADHSRANDRGQTALAAAVFRKNTEAVRALLDAGADPDGGNPSAVETAQFFDLPEMLALLRPA, encoded by the coding sequence GTGAGCGATGAACTCGACGCCGAGACCCTGGAGTTCGCGCACCGGATGTTCGACCTGGCGCGCGACGGCGCGACCGAGGAACTGACCGGGTACGTCGACGCGGGGCTGCCGGTCGACCTGACCAACGAGAAGGGCGACAGCCTGCTGATCCTGGCGGCGTACCACGCCCATCCGGAGACCGTCGCCGCGCTGCTGGCCCGCGGCGCCGACCACTCGCGCGCCAACGACCGGGGGCAGACGGCGCTGGCCGCGGCCGTGTTCCGCAAGAACACCGAGGCGGTACGCGCGCTGCTCGACGCCGGCGCCGATCCGGACGGCGGCAACCCCTCCGCCGTGGAGACCGCTCAGTTCTTCGACCTGCCCGAGATGCTCGCGTTGCTGCGCCCCGCCTGA
- a CDS encoding cysteine dioxygenase family protein, with product MSALLTAEPDLLAIARRWAADPDRWPVPLRFDPSSRWYARLDADGRHEVWALSWLPGQGTDLHDHGGSSGAFLVASGTLTEETVSGGRLRPHLLTPGSGRRFGPRHVHVVTNRHADPAVSVHVYRPALRRMTRYHLAEGRLRVAEVAEAGVAW from the coding sequence ATGTCTGCCCTGCTCACTGCCGAGCCGGACCTGCTCGCCATCGCGCGGCGGTGGGCCGCCGATCCCGACCGCTGGCCGGTGCCGTTGCGCTTCGACCCGAGCAGCCGCTGGTACGCGCGGCTCGACGCGGACGGCCGGCACGAGGTGTGGGCGCTGAGCTGGTTGCCCGGGCAGGGCACCGACCTGCACGACCACGGTGGCTCCTCCGGCGCCTTCCTGGTCGCCTCGGGCACCCTCACCGAGGAGACGGTCAGCGGCGGCCGGTTGCGTCCACACCTGCTGACCCCCGGCTCCGGTCGGCGGTTCGGTCCCCGGCATGTGCACGTGGTGACCAACCGGCACGCCGATCCGGCGGTCAGCGTCCACGTCTACCGCCCGGCCCTGCGCCGGATGACCCGCTATCACCTCGCGGAGGGCCGGCTGCGGGTGGCCGAGGTGGCCGAGGCAGGCGTGGCATGGTGA
- a CDS encoding rhodanese-like domain-containing protein → MSQTDPAHCPVPPPGSRGIDEILAAARARLDRLDPEQAHLAYRGGALLVDIRPAAQQGAHGTVPGALAIERNVLEWRLDPRCPARLPEAVGYDLPVVVLCQEGYTSSLAAAALQDLGLHRATDVVGGFAAWRIAGLPVLGPTPPSRPSTLAPPAIAGRASR, encoded by the coding sequence ATGTCCCAGACCGACCCCGCTCACTGTCCGGTGCCGCCCCCGGGCTCCCGGGGAATCGACGAGATCCTGGCCGCCGCCCGGGCCCGACTCGACCGACTCGATCCGGAGCAGGCGCACCTGGCGTACCGGGGCGGCGCCCTACTGGTCGACATCCGCCCCGCCGCGCAGCAGGGCGCGCACGGCACCGTGCCCGGCGCGCTCGCCATCGAGCGCAACGTGCTGGAGTGGCGCCTCGACCCGCGCTGCCCGGCCCGGCTGCCCGAGGCGGTCGGCTACGACCTGCCCGTGGTGGTCCTCTGCCAGGAGGGTTACACCTCGTCGCTGGCCGCCGCCGCGTTGCAGGATCTCGGGCTGCACCGGGCCACCGACGTGGTCGGCGGCTTCGCCGCCTGGCGGATCGCCGGCCTGCCCGTGCTCGGTCCCACCCCGCCGTCCCGCCCGTCCACCCTCGCGCCCCCGGCGATCGCCGGCCGGGCGTCCCGCTGA